A genome region from Ficedula albicollis isolate OC2 chromosome 23, FicAlb1.5, whole genome shotgun sequence includes the following:
- the PNRC2 gene encoding proline-rich nuclear receptor coactivator 2 has translation MGGGERYNIPVPQARNTTKNHQQLKNRQKNKDQNSQMKTYVKKERGHGCSSSPGAWQAMQKGGKNNVHFPKNPNWNPALSNHTLLFTPQSNQNYAGAKFSEPPSPSVLPKPPSHWVPVSFKPSDKEMMTFQLKTLLKVQA, from the coding sequence ATGGGCGGTGGAGAAAGATACAACATTCCCGTTCCCCAGGCTCGAAATACCACCAAGAACCATCAACAACTTAAGAACAGGCAGAAGAACAAAGACCAGAATTCTCAGATGAAAACCTACGTGAAGAAGGAAAGAGGCCAcggctgcagctcctctcctggtgCATGGCAGGCCATGCAGAAAGGGGGGAAGAACAACGTTCACTTCCCCAAGAATCCCAATTGGAATCCTGCTCTATCCAATCACACCCTGTTGTTCACCCCTCAGAGCAACCAGAACTATGCTGGGGCCAAGTTCAGTGAGCCACCCTCCCCAAGTGTTCTGCCTAAACCACCAAGCCACTGGGTACCTGTTTCTTTTAAACCTTCTGATAAAGAAATGATGACATTTCAGCTCAAAACCTTACTGAAAGTCCAGGCCTGA
- the SRSF10 gene encoding serine/arginine-rich splicing factor 10 isoform X3, with protein MSRYLRPPNTSLFVRNVADDTRSEDLRREFGRYGPIVDVYVPLDFYTRRPRGFAYVQFEDVRDAEDALHNLDRKWICGRQIEIQFAQGDRKTPNQMKAKEGRNLYSSSRYDDYDRYRRSRSRSYERRRSRSRSFDYSYRRSYSPRNSRPTGRPRRSRSHSDNDRFKHRNRSFSRSKSNSRSRSKSQPKKEMKAKSRSRGRTKL; from the exons ATGTCCCGCTACCTGCGGCCCCCCAACACCTCGCTCTTCGTGCGGAACGTGGCCGACGACACCCG GTCCGAAGATCTGCGCCGTGAGTTTGGTCGTTACGGGCCTATAGTTGATGTTTACGTTCCACTTGACTTCTACACTCGTCGTCCCAGAGGATTTGCCTATGTTCA ATTTGAAGATGTCCGTGATGCAGAAGATGCTCTCCATAATTTGGATCGAAAGTGGATTTGTGGTCGGCAAATAGAAATCCAGTTTGCACAGGGGGACCGAAAGA CACCAAACCAAATGAAAGCCAAGGAAGGGAGAAACCTGTACAGTTCTTCTCGTTACGATGACTATGACAGATACCGGCGCTCTCGGAGTCGCAGCTACGAGCGCAGGCGGTCGAGGAGTCGCTCCTTTGATTACAGCTATAGAAGATCCTACAGCCCCAGAAA CAGTAGACCTACTGGAAGACCTCGTCGTAGCAGAAGCCATTCGGACAATGATAG GTTCAAACACCGCAATCGATCTTTTTCAAGATCTAAGTCCAATTCAAGATCACGATCCAAGTCACAGCCCAAGAAAGAAATGAAGGCTAAATCACGGTCTAG AGGTAGGACTAAACTTTGA
- the SRSF10 gene encoding serine/arginine-rich splicing factor 10 isoform X4 translates to MSRYLRPPNTSLFVRNVADDTRSEDLRREFGRYGPIVDVYVPLDFYTRRPRGFAYVQFEDVRDAEDALHNLDRKWICGRQIEIQFAQGDRKTPNQMKAKEGRNLYSSSRYDDYDRYRRSRSRSYERRRSRSRSFDYSYRRSYSPRNSRPTGRPRRSRSHSDNDRGRTKL, encoded by the exons ATGTCCCGCTACCTGCGGCCCCCCAACACCTCGCTCTTCGTGCGGAACGTGGCCGACGACACCCG GTCCGAAGATCTGCGCCGTGAGTTTGGTCGTTACGGGCCTATAGTTGATGTTTACGTTCCACTTGACTTCTACACTCGTCGTCCCAGAGGATTTGCCTATGTTCA ATTTGAAGATGTCCGTGATGCAGAAGATGCTCTCCATAATTTGGATCGAAAGTGGATTTGTGGTCGGCAAATAGAAATCCAGTTTGCACAGGGGGACCGAAAGA CACCAAACCAAATGAAAGCCAAGGAAGGGAGAAACCTGTACAGTTCTTCTCGTTACGATGACTATGACAGATACCGGCGCTCTCGGAGTCGCAGCTACGAGCGCAGGCGGTCGAGGAGTCGCTCCTTTGATTACAGCTATAGAAGATCCTACAGCCCCAGAAA CAGTAGACCTACTGGAAGACCTCGTCGTAGCAGAAGCCATTCGGACAATGATAG AGGTAGGACTAAACTTTGA
- the SRSF10 gene encoding serine/arginine-rich splicing factor 10 isoform X5 — protein MSRYLRPPNTSLFVRNVADDTRSEDLRREFGRYGPIVDVYVPLDFYTRRPRGFAYVQFEDVRDAEDALHNLDRKWICGRQIEIQFAQGDRKTPNQMKAKEGRNLYSSSRYDDYDRYRRSRSRSYERRRSRSRSFDYSYRRSYSPRNRPTGRPRRSRSHSDNDRGRTKL, from the exons ATGTCCCGCTACCTGCGGCCCCCCAACACCTCGCTCTTCGTGCGGAACGTGGCCGACGACACCCG GTCCGAAGATCTGCGCCGTGAGTTTGGTCGTTACGGGCCTATAGTTGATGTTTACGTTCCACTTGACTTCTACACTCGTCGTCCCAGAGGATTTGCCTATGTTCA ATTTGAAGATGTCCGTGATGCAGAAGATGCTCTCCATAATTTGGATCGAAAGTGGATTTGTGGTCGGCAAATAGAAATCCAGTTTGCACAGGGGGACCGAAAGA CACCAAACCAAATGAAAGCCAAGGAAGGGAGAAACCTGTACAGTTCTTCTCGTTACGATGACTATGACAGATACCGGCGCTCTCGGAGTCGCAGCTACGAGCGCAGGCGGTCGAGGAGTCGCTCCTTTGATTACAGCTATAGAAGATCCTACAGCCCCAGAAA TAGACCTACTGGAAGACCTCGTCGTAGCAGAAGCCATTCGGACAATGATAG AGGTAGGACTAAACTTTGA
- the SRSF10 gene encoding serine/arginine-rich splicing factor 10 isoform X2: MSRYLRPPNTSLFVRNVADDTRSEDLRREFGRYGPIVDVYVPLDFYTRRPRGFAYVQFEDVRDAEDALHNLDRKWICGRQIEIQFAQGDRKTPNQMKAKEGRNLYSSSRYDDYDRYRRSRSRSYERRRSRSRSFDYSYRRSYSPRNRPTGRPRRSRSHSDNDRFKHRNRSFSRSKSNSRSRSKSQPKKEMKAKSRSRSASHTKSRGTSKTDSKTHYKSSSRYEKESRKKEPARSKSQSRSHSRSRSKSRSRSWTSPKSSGH, from the exons ATGTCCCGCTACCTGCGGCCCCCCAACACCTCGCTCTTCGTGCGGAACGTGGCCGACGACACCCG GTCCGAAGATCTGCGCCGTGAGTTTGGTCGTTACGGGCCTATAGTTGATGTTTACGTTCCACTTGACTTCTACACTCGTCGTCCCAGAGGATTTGCCTATGTTCA ATTTGAAGATGTCCGTGATGCAGAAGATGCTCTCCATAATTTGGATCGAAAGTGGATTTGTGGTCGGCAAATAGAAATCCAGTTTGCACAGGGGGACCGAAAGA CACCAAACCAAATGAAAGCCAAGGAAGGGAGAAACCTGTACAGTTCTTCTCGTTACGATGACTATGACAGATACCGGCGCTCTCGGAGTCGCAGCTACGAGCGCAGGCGGTCGAGGAGTCGCTCCTTTGATTACAGCTATAGAAGATCCTACAGCCCCAGAAA TAGACCTACTGGAAGACCTCGTCGTAGCAGAAGCCATTCGGACAATGATAG GTTCAAACACCGCAATCGATCTTTTTCAAGATCTAAGTCCAATTCAAGATCACGATCCAAGTCACAGCCCAAGAAAGAAATGAAGGCTAAATCACGGTCTAGGTCTGCATCTCACACCAAATCTAGAGGCACCTCTAAAACAGATTCTAAAACACACTATAAGTCCAGCTCAAGATATGAGAAGGAGTCGAGAAAAAAAGAACCAGCTAGATCCAAATCACAGTCAAGATCACATTCTAGATCTAGGTCAAAATCCAGATCGAGGTCTTGGACTAGTCCCAAGTCCAGTGGCCACTAA
- the SRSF10 gene encoding serine/arginine-rich splicing factor 10 isoform X1 — MSRYLRPPNTSLFVRNVADDTRSEDLRREFGRYGPIVDVYVPLDFYTRRPRGFAYVQFEDVRDAEDALHNLDRKWICGRQIEIQFAQGDRKTPNQMKAKEGRNLYSSSRYDDYDRYRRSRSRSYERRRSRSRSFDYSYRRSYSPRNSRPTGRPRRSRSHSDNDRFKHRNRSFSRSKSNSRSRSKSQPKKEMKAKSRSRSASHTKSRGTSKTDSKTHYKSSSRYEKESRKKEPARSKSQSRSHSRSRSKSRSRSWTSPKSSGH; from the exons ATGTCCCGCTACCTGCGGCCCCCCAACACCTCGCTCTTCGTGCGGAACGTGGCCGACGACACCCG GTCCGAAGATCTGCGCCGTGAGTTTGGTCGTTACGGGCCTATAGTTGATGTTTACGTTCCACTTGACTTCTACACTCGTCGTCCCAGAGGATTTGCCTATGTTCA ATTTGAAGATGTCCGTGATGCAGAAGATGCTCTCCATAATTTGGATCGAAAGTGGATTTGTGGTCGGCAAATAGAAATCCAGTTTGCACAGGGGGACCGAAAGA CACCAAACCAAATGAAAGCCAAGGAAGGGAGAAACCTGTACAGTTCTTCTCGTTACGATGACTATGACAGATACCGGCGCTCTCGGAGTCGCAGCTACGAGCGCAGGCGGTCGAGGAGTCGCTCCTTTGATTACAGCTATAGAAGATCCTACAGCCCCAGAAA CAGTAGACCTACTGGAAGACCTCGTCGTAGCAGAAGCCATTCGGACAATGATAG GTTCAAACACCGCAATCGATCTTTTTCAAGATCTAAGTCCAATTCAAGATCACGATCCAAGTCACAGCCCAAGAAAGAAATGAAGGCTAAATCACGGTCTAGGTCTGCATCTCACACCAAATCTAGAGGCACCTCTAAAACAGATTCTAAAACACACTATAAGTCCAGCTCAAGATATGAGAAGGAGTCGAGAAAAAAAGAACCAGCTAGATCCAAATCACAGTCAAGATCACATTCTAGATCTAGGTCAAAATCCAGATCGAGGTCTTGGACTAGTCCCAAGTCCAGTGGCCACTAA
- the SRSF10 gene encoding serine/arginine-rich splicing factor 10 isoform X6, producing MKAKEGRNLYSSSRYDDYDRYRRSRSRSYERRRSRSRSFDYSYRRSYSPRNSRPTGRPRRSRSHSDNDRFKHRNRSFSRSKSNSRSRSKSQPKKEMKAKSRSRSASHTKSRGTSKTDSKTHYKSSSRYEKESRKKEPARSKSQSRSHSRSRSKSRSRSWTSPKSSGH from the exons ATGAAAGCCAAGGAAGGGAGAAACCTGTACAGTTCTTCTCGTTACGATGACTATGACAGATACCGGCGCTCTCGGAGTCGCAGCTACGAGCGCAGGCGGTCGAGGAGTCGCTCCTTTGATTACAGCTATAGAAGATCCTACAGCCCCAGAAA CAGTAGACCTACTGGAAGACCTCGTCGTAGCAGAAGCCATTCGGACAATGATAG GTTCAAACACCGCAATCGATCTTTTTCAAGATCTAAGTCCAATTCAAGATCACGATCCAAGTCACAGCCCAAGAAAGAAATGAAGGCTAAATCACGGTCTAGGTCTGCATCTCACACCAAATCTAGAGGCACCTCTAAAACAGATTCTAAAACACACTATAAGTCCAGCTCAAGATATGAGAAGGAGTCGAGAAAAAAAGAACCAGCTAGATCCAAATCACAGTCAAGATCACATTCTAGATCTAGGTCAAAATCCAGATCGAGGTCTTGGACTAGTCCCAAGTCCAGTGGCCACTAA
- the LOC101807405 gene encoding fatty acid-binding protein, liver-like, which translates to MAFTGTWQIHTQENLEPFLKALGLPDDTIKMAKDIKPVIEIQQKGNDFVVTSKTPHKSVTNSFTLGKEADITTMDGRKLKCTVNLVNGKLVCKSDKFSHEQEVKGNEMVETITYGGVTLVRRGKKV; encoded by the exons ATGGCGTTCACTGGCACCTGGCAGATCCACACTCAGGAGAACCTCGAGCCCTTCCTCAAGGCTCTGG GGTTGCCAGATGACACTATCAAAATGGCCAAAGATATTAAGCCTGTTATTGAAATACAACAAAAAGGCAATGACTTTGTTGTGACATCCAAAACACCCCACAAATCTGTAACCAACTCGTTTACACTTGGCAAAGAGGCTGACATCACCACCATGGATGGCAGGAAGCTGAAG TGCACTGTGAACTTGGTCAATGGGAAGCTGGTATGCAAATCAGATAAATTCTCTCACGAGCAGGaagtgaaaggaaatgaaatggtGGAG ACTATAACATATGGTGGAGTAACACTTGTCCGAAGAGGCAAGAAAGTCTGA